From a region of the Thioalkalivibrio sp. XN279 genome:
- the lpdA gene encoding dihydrolipoyl dehydrogenase produces the protein MSDSYDVIVIGGGPAGYPAAIRAAQHGLKVACIDDWQNYDGSRSFGGTCLNAGCIPSKALLESSELFHRAHEEFGVHGIKTGGVELDLAAMQKRKAGIVTQLTGGIGQLFKANKVSGMQGRGRFLGDGKVEFTDPDGKQQTLQAKHVILAAGSQPIELKSVPFDGKQVVDSWGALEFDTVPGKLGVIGAGVIGLELGSVWKRLGSEVVILEAMDTFLPMADAQIARDAQRQFKKQGLDIRLGAKVQGAKTGKSGVTLSYEDKDGTHDLKVDKVIVCVGRKPCSAGLLAEGTGVETDERGFVKVDEECRTGVQNTWAVGDLVRGPMLAHKATEEGVMVADLIAGKIAEVNYEVIPSVIYTAPEIAWVGKTEAQAKEAGIDYKVGTFPFAPNGRAKAMEQAAGMVKLIANKRDDSLIGAHVIGPMAGELISELVVAMEFQASIEDLQRTIHAHPTLAEAIHEAALAADGKALHGINK, from the coding sequence ATGAGCGACAGCTACGACGTCATCGTCATCGGCGGCGGCCCCGCCGGTTATCCCGCGGCCATCCGTGCCGCGCAGCACGGCCTCAAGGTCGCCTGTATCGACGACTGGCAGAACTACGACGGCAGCCGCAGCTTCGGCGGCACCTGCCTCAACGCCGGCTGCATCCCCTCCAAGGCGCTGCTGGAGTCCTCCGAGTTGTTTCACCGCGCGCACGAGGAGTTCGGCGTCCACGGCATCAAGACCGGCGGGGTCGAGCTGGACCTGGCCGCCATGCAGAAGCGCAAGGCCGGCATCGTCACGCAGCTCACCGGTGGCATCGGCCAGCTGTTCAAGGCCAACAAGGTTTCGGGAATGCAGGGCCGCGGCCGGTTCCTCGGCGACGGCAAGGTCGAGTTCACGGACCCTGACGGCAAGCAGCAGACCCTGCAGGCGAAACACGTGATCCTCGCCGCCGGCTCGCAGCCCATCGAGCTGAAGAGCGTGCCCTTCGACGGCAAGCAGGTCGTCGACTCCTGGGGCGCGCTCGAGTTCGACACCGTGCCTGGGAAGCTCGGCGTGATCGGCGCCGGCGTCATCGGCCTGGAGCTCGGCAGCGTGTGGAAGCGGCTCGGCTCCGAGGTGGTGATCCTCGAGGCCATGGACACGTTCCTGCCGATGGCCGACGCGCAGATCGCGCGCGACGCGCAGCGCCAGTTCAAGAAGCAGGGCCTCGATATCCGCCTGGGTGCCAAGGTGCAGGGCGCGAAGACCGGCAAGAGCGGCGTCACCCTGAGCTACGAGGACAAGGACGGCACCCACGATCTCAAGGTGGACAAGGTCATCGTCTGCGTGGGGCGCAAGCCCTGCTCAGCCGGGCTGCTCGCCGAGGGCACCGGCGTGGAGACCGACGAGCGCGGCTTCGTCAAGGTGGACGAGGAGTGCCGCACTGGCGTGCAGAACACCTGGGCCGTCGGCGACCTTGTGCGCGGGCCGATGCTCGCGCACAAGGCCACCGAGGAAGGCGTGATGGTGGCGGATCTCATCGCCGGCAAGATCGCCGAGGTGAACTACGAGGTCATCCCCTCGGTGATCTACACCGCGCCCGAGATCGCCTGGGTCGGCAAGACCGAGGCCCAGGCCAAGGAAGCCGGCATCGACTACAAGGTCGGCACCTTCCCCTTCGCCCCCAACGGCCGCGCCAAGGCCATGGAGCAGGCCGCCGGCATGGTGAAGCTCATCGCCAACAAGCGCGACGACTCCCTCATCGGCGCCCACGTGATCGGCCCCATGGCCGGCGAGCTCATCAGCGAGCTCGTCGTGGCCATGGAGTTCCAGGCCAGCATCGAGGACCTCCAGCGCACCATTCATGCGCACCCGACCCTGGCCGAGGCGATCCACGAGGCCGCCCTGGCGGCCGACGGCAAGGCCCTGCACGGCATCAACAAGTAG
- the odhB gene encoding 2-oxoglutarate dehydrogenase complex dihydrolipoyllysine-residue succinyltransferase — translation MSIEVKVPQLPESVADATLVAWHKSPGDAVSRDENLADLETDKVVLEVPAPADGVLKEIRISDGTTVTAGEILAILEEGGQAAAKADTAEAPAAADDEPEEDADESAAEPGKASGRLSPSVRRLVEEHGLDPAAIPGSGRDGRISKADVMSFLEQRDKGGKPAPAAKPSPAPAAPAAPSGAREERRVPMTRMRSRIAERLVDAQATAAMLTSFNEVDLGAVMEIRKRYRDSFEKKHGVKLGFMSFFVKAAIEALRKFPVVNASVEGGDIIYHDYYDIGVAVSTDRGLLVPVLRDADLMGFADIERAIGDFAGRAREGKIGVDELTGGTFTITNGGVFGSLMSTPIINPPQSAILGMHKIQDRPMVVNGEIKIRPMMYIALTYDHRIIDGREAVQTLVSIKESLEDPARLLIQL, via the coding sequence ATGAGTATCGAAGTCAAGGTGCCCCAGCTGCCGGAGTCGGTGGCCGACGCGACGCTCGTCGCCTGGCACAAGTCGCCCGGCGACGCGGTCAGCCGCGATGAGAACCTGGCCGACCTGGAAACCGACAAGGTGGTCCTCGAGGTGCCGGCGCCTGCCGACGGCGTGCTCAAGGAAATCCGCATCTCCGACGGCACCACCGTGACCGCGGGCGAGATCCTGGCGATCCTGGAAGAAGGCGGGCAGGCGGCGGCCAAGGCCGACACGGCCGAGGCGCCCGCCGCTGCCGACGACGAGCCGGAAGAGGACGCAGACGAGAGTGCCGCGGAGCCCGGCAAGGCCTCAGGCAGGCTGAGCCCCTCGGTGCGACGGCTGGTGGAAGAGCACGGGCTGGATCCGGCGGCCATCCCGGGCAGCGGCCGCGACGGCCGCATCTCCAAGGCCGACGTGATGAGCTTCCTCGAGCAGCGCGACAAAGGCGGCAAGCCTGCACCGGCCGCGAAGCCGTCCCCGGCGCCTGCGGCCCCTGCGGCGCCAAGTGGCGCGCGCGAAGAGCGGCGCGTGCCGATGACGCGCATGCGCAGCCGCATCGCCGAGCGCCTCGTCGACGCCCAGGCCACCGCCGCCATGCTCACCTCCTTCAACGAGGTGGACCTCGGCGCGGTGATGGAGATCCGCAAGCGCTACCGCGACAGTTTCGAGAAAAAGCACGGCGTGAAGCTCGGCTTCATGAGCTTCTTCGTCAAGGCCGCCATCGAGGCGCTGCGCAAGTTCCCGGTGGTGAATGCCTCGGTCGAAGGCGGCGACATCATCTACCACGATTACTACGACATCGGGGTTGCGGTCTCGACCGACCGCGGCCTGCTGGTACCGGTGCTGCGCGACGCCGACCTGATGGGCTTCGCCGACATCGAGCGTGCCATCGGTGACTTCGCCGGGCGCGCGCGCGAGGGCAAGATCGGTGTCGACGAGCTCACCGGCGGCACTTTCACCATCACCAACGGCGGCGTGTTCGGCTCGCTGATGTCGACGCCCATCATCAACCCGCCGCAGAGCGCCATCCTCGGCATGCACAAGATCCAGGACCGGCCCATGGTGGTGAACGGCGAGATCAAGATCCGGCCGATGATGTACATCGCGCTGACTTACGATCACCGCATCATCGACGGACGCGAGGCGGTGCAGACCCTGGTCAGCATCAAGGAAAGCCTCGAGGATCCGGCGCGGCTGCTGATCCAGCTTTGA
- a CDS encoding 2-oxoglutarate dehydrogenase E1 component, producing the protein MSKSLQERYATTPLSGGNAPYVEALYEQYLEDPDSVDPGLRRWFDGIADGGTEIPRGPIEQAFAARALKPRAAASSGVSDQVLDKQAAVLRLIEAYRLRGHRMAKLDPLGLVEPQPLPELDPAFHGLGDADNDTVFATAGFGGAERLKFRDIRARLAQVYTGTIAAELGHITDTEERLWLQRRFEAAAAGGRLEAAERRHVLERLTGAEGIERYLHTRYVGQKRFSLEGGESMIPLLGDVIQQAGARGMEEVVIGMAHRGRLNVLVNVLGKPPKDLFSEFEGAYDPMQRRSGDVKYHLGFSSDISTPGGNIHVALSFNPSHLEIVNPVVTGSVRARQDRRGDPIGATVLPILIHGDAAFAGQGVVMETLQMSQTRGFATGGTLHVICNNQVGFTTSHPQDARSTPYCSDVAKMIEAPIFHVNGDDPDAVGLIGRLAFDYRMKYRKDVVIDLVCYRRHGHNEADEPAATQPTMYSVVRNHPTTRKLYADRLAADGVIKEEEAQQMVDAYRQGLDEGRVVSASVGFVGNKFTVDWTRFDEVNFSQPVRTRITPQQVRDFATAITHVPEGHKLHPRVERIMADRGRMAAGEIPMDWGFAETMAYASLVTEGYDVRITGQDSGRGTFFHRHAVLHDQAGRDPWIPLKHVTDDQKSFTVIDSLLSEEAVLGFEYGYATTNPDTLVIWEAQFGDFVNGAQVVIDQFISSGETKWGRYCGLMLFLPHGYEGQGPEHSSARLERFLQLCAEHNMSVVVPSNPAQMFHLIRRQMVRPFRKPTVVMTPKSLLRHKLSVSPLDTLSEGRFLRIIPEVDDIAPEAVSRLVLCSGKVYYDLLEARREQGIDDVAIVRVEQLYPFPIRRYAALIEEFPALEDVVWCQEEPQNQGAWYQIRHRLQEPLHAKHQLFYAGRKGAAAPAAGYYGLHQQQQQALVETALSGSRTARQKATSNKATRKKA; encoded by the coding sequence ATGAGCAAATCCCTTCAGGAACGCTACGCTACAACTCCTCTTTCCGGTGGCAATGCGCCCTATGTCGAGGCGCTCTACGAGCAGTACCTGGAGGATCCCGATTCCGTGGATCCCGGGCTGCGTCGCTGGTTCGACGGCATCGCCGACGGTGGCACAGAAATCCCGCGCGGGCCGATCGAGCAGGCCTTTGCCGCCCGCGCGCTTAAGCCCCGCGCGGCGGCGAGCAGCGGCGTGTCGGACCAGGTGCTGGACAAGCAGGCCGCCGTGCTGCGGCTCATCGAGGCGTACCGGCTGCGCGGGCACCGCATGGCGAAGCTGGATCCACTGGGGCTGGTGGAGCCGCAGCCGTTGCCCGAGCTCGACCCGGCGTTTCATGGCCTGGGCGATGCGGACAACGACACCGTGTTTGCCACGGCCGGCTTCGGCGGTGCTGAGCGGCTCAAGTTCCGTGACATCCGGGCCCGACTGGCACAGGTGTACACCGGCACCATCGCCGCCGAACTCGGCCACATCACCGACACCGAGGAACGGCTCTGGCTGCAACGGCGCTTCGAGGCGGCGGCGGCCGGCGGGCGACTTGAGGCGGCCGAGCGTCGCCACGTGCTGGAGCGGTTGACCGGCGCCGAGGGTATCGAGCGCTACCTGCATACCCGTTATGTCGGGCAGAAGCGCTTCTCGCTGGAGGGCGGCGAGAGCATGATCCCGCTGCTCGGCGACGTCATCCAGCAGGCGGGCGCGCGCGGCATGGAAGAGGTCGTCATCGGCATGGCCCATCGCGGCCGGTTGAACGTGCTGGTCAATGTGCTGGGCAAGCCGCCGAAGGACCTGTTCTCCGAGTTCGAGGGCGCCTACGATCCGATGCAGCGCCGTTCCGGCGACGTCAAATATCATCTCGGCTTCTCCTCGGACATCAGCACGCCGGGCGGCAATATCCACGTCGCGCTGTCGTTCAATCCTTCGCACCTCGAAATCGTCAACCCGGTCGTCACTGGTTCGGTGCGGGCCCGCCAGGACCGGCGTGGCGATCCCATCGGTGCCACCGTGCTGCCGATCCTGATCCACGGCGACGCGGCCTTCGCCGGGCAGGGCGTGGTGATGGAAACCCTGCAGATGTCGCAGACCCGCGGCTTTGCCACCGGCGGGACGCTGCACGTCATCTGCAACAACCAGGTCGGCTTCACCACCAGCCACCCGCAGGACGCCCGCTCCACGCCGTATTGCAGTGACGTGGCGAAGATGATCGAGGCGCCGATTTTCCACGTGAACGGCGACGACCCGGACGCGGTGGGGCTGATCGGCCGGCTGGCCTTCGATTACCGCATGAAGTACCGCAAGGACGTGGTGATCGACCTGGTGTGTTATCGCCGCCACGGCCACAACGAGGCTGACGAGCCGGCGGCCACGCAGCCGACCATGTACAGCGTGGTGCGCAATCATCCGACCACCCGCAAGCTCTACGCCGACCGCCTCGCCGCAGACGGGGTGATCAAGGAAGAAGAGGCCCAGCAGATGGTGGACGCGTACCGCCAGGGCCTGGACGAGGGGCGGGTGGTGTCGGCCTCGGTGGGCTTCGTCGGTAACAAGTTCACGGTCGACTGGACGCGCTTCGACGAGGTCAATTTCAGCCAGCCGGTGCGTACCCGGATCACGCCGCAGCAGGTCAGGGACTTTGCCACGGCGATCACGCATGTGCCGGAGGGGCACAAGCTGCATCCGCGCGTGGAACGCATCATGGCCGATCGCGGGCGCATGGCCGCGGGCGAGATTCCCATGGACTGGGGTTTTGCCGAGACCATGGCCTATGCCAGCCTGGTCACGGAAGGCTACGACGTGCGCATCACCGGCCAGGACAGCGGTCGTGGCACCTTTTTCCATCGCCACGCCGTGCTGCACGACCAGGCGGGCCGCGACCCGTGGATCCCGCTCAAGCACGTGACCGATGACCAGAAGAGCTTCACGGTCATCGACTCGCTGCTGTCCGAGGAGGCCGTGCTGGGTTTCGAGTACGGCTACGCCACCACCAACCCGGACACGCTGGTCATCTGGGAAGCCCAGTTCGGCGACTTCGTCAACGGGGCCCAGGTGGTCATCGACCAGTTCATCAGCTCGGGCGAAACGAAGTGGGGACGTTACTGCGGCCTGATGCTGTTCTTGCCGCACGGCTACGAGGGGCAGGGCCCGGAGCATTCCTCGGCGCGACTCGAACGCTTCCTGCAGCTGTGCGCCGAGCACAACATGTCGGTCGTGGTGCCGTCCAACCCGGCGCAGATGTTCCATCTCATCCGCCGCCAGATGGTCCGGCCTTTCCGCAAGCCCACGGTGGTCATGACGCCGAAGAGCCTGCTGCGCCATAAGCTCTCGGTCTCGCCGCTGGATACGCTCTCCGAGGGCCGCTTCCTGCGCATTATCCCGGAGGTCGACGACATCGCCCCCGAGGCGGTCTCGCGCCTGGTGCTGTGCAGCGGCAAGGTCTACTACGACCTGCTCGAGGCGCGCCGCGAACAGGGGATCGACGACGTCGCCATCGTGCGCGTCGAGCAGCTCTATCCTTTCCCGATCCGCCGCTATGCAGCGCTCATCGAGGAATTCCCTGCGCTCGAGGACGTCGTGTGGTGCCAGGAAGAGCCGCAGAACCAGGGCGCCTGGTACCAGATCCGGCACCGCCTGCAGGAGCCGCTGCATGCAAAGCACCAGCTGTTCTATGCCGGGCGCAAGGGCGCAGCGGCCCCGGCGGCGGGTTACTACGGCTTGCACCAGCAACAACAACAGGCGCTCGTCGAGACGGCCCTCAGCGGCAGCCGTACGGCGCGCCAGAAAGCTACCAGCAATAAAGCGACCAGGAAGAAAGCATGA
- a CDS encoding ECF-type sigma factor: MSGERITRLLEQAENGRPGALDEAVTLMYRDLHGAADRLLRDRYGAGLPGATLEPAALVNETYLSLLRQRSGYQNRSHFIAIASRQMLRVLADYERGKGRQKRGGDQLRVTLTGVAADLVAADDTGIEEFAAALDLLEQLDPRSAEVARLHFVWGRGLEEVATLLGVSTRTIERDVRFARAWLAETLAEGSR; this comes from the coding sequence GTGAGCGGCGAACGCATCACGCGGCTTTTGGAGCAGGCCGAAAACGGCCGGCCCGGCGCTCTCGACGAGGCCGTCACCCTGATGTACCGGGACCTTCACGGCGCTGCCGACCGCCTGTTGCGGGACCGCTACGGCGCCGGCCTGCCCGGGGCCACGCTGGAACCCGCAGCCCTGGTCAACGAGACTTACCTGAGCCTGCTGCGCCAGCGTTCCGGCTACCAGAACCGCAGCCACTTCATCGCCATCGCCAGCCGCCAGATGCTGCGGGTGCTGGCGGATTACGAGCGCGGCAAGGGCCGGCAGAAGCGCGGCGGCGACCAGCTCCGGGTCACGCTGACCGGCGTCGCCGCGGACCTGGTCGCCGCGGACGACACCGGCATCGAGGAGTTCGCCGCGGCGCTGGACCTGCTGGAACAGCTCGATCCCCGCTCGGCCGAGGTGGCCCGCCTGCATTTCGTCTGGGGCCGCGGGCTCGAAGAAGTCGCGACGCTGCTAGGGGTGTCCACCCGCACCATCGAGCGCGACGTGCGTTTCGCGCGGGCCTGGCTGGCCGAGACGCTCGCGGAGGGATCGCGGTGA